Proteins from one Mytilus galloprovincialis chromosome 11, xbMytGall1.hap1.1, whole genome shotgun sequence genomic window:
- the LOC143051709 gene encoding dermatopontin-like, producing the protein MLMLSIICLICTLNCVVGWDYVNKFDERIDFSCPSGQAISFMHSVHHDYYEDRKWSLGCRSLVGQHVDCYWTPSFVNDWDEYFNFECSHNGFITGIRSIHDNGKEDRRFMFKCCGISGKEVRQCENTMKNNFDKPNTVRVPEGSVVKGVSSRHSNYFEDREYSWKICNLVDRYGR; encoded by the exons ATGCTGATGTTATCTATCATATGTTTGATTTGCACACTAAACTGTGTGGTCGGATGGGACTATGTTAACAAGTTTGATGAGCGGATAGATTTTTCGTGTCCAAGTGGTCAAGCCATCTCTTTTATGCACAGTGTACATCACGACTATTATGAAGATCGTAAATGGTCTTTAGGATGTAGATCTCTGGTTGGACAACACGTAGATTGCTACTGGACAC CTTCTTTTGTGAATGACTGGGATGAATACTTCAACTTTGAATGCAGCCATAATGGATTTATAACTGGTATAAGGAGTATCCATGACAACGGAAAAGAGGACAGAAGGTTCATGTTTAAATGTTGTGGAATTTCTG GAAAGGAAGTAAGACAATGTGAAAATACTATGAAGAATAACTTTGACAAACCCAATACAGTAAGGGTACCAGAAGGTTCCGTTGTAAAAGGTGTTTCCAGCAGACATTCCAACTACTTCGA agaTCGAGAATACAGCTGGAAAATATGCAACTTGGTTGATCGTTACGGTAGATAG